In Fluviispira sanaruensis, a genomic segment contains:
- a CDS encoding response regulator transcription factor produces the protein MHKKKILILEDNEDFRASLALEFEDRGLEIIAIENMSEIPETPIQYAVVDLRLKNDNGIQCVEKIHSISPACRIVMLTGYPSLATAVQAMKKGAVNYLTKPINFSQLEKALFEEETTEQIQNNLINESAPSLARHEREYIEYILAECQGNITNAAKKLGLHRQSLQRKLKKYPPRK, from the coding sequence ATGCATAAAAAAAAGATTTTAATATTAGAAGACAATGAAGATTTTCGCGCTTCTCTTGCTCTAGAATTTGAAGACAGAGGCTTAGAAATTATTGCCATCGAAAACATGAGTGAAATTCCAGAGACTCCTATTCAATACGCAGTTGTGGATCTCCGCTTAAAGAATGACAATGGCATTCAATGTGTCGAAAAAATACATAGCATCTCTCCTGCGTGTCGGATCGTTATGCTCACGGGTTATCCAAGTCTCGCAACAGCTGTCCAAGCTATGAAAAAAGGGGCTGTGAATTATCTCACAAAACCAATCAATTTTTCACAACTTGAAAAAGCTTTATTTGAAGAAGAAACTACAGAACAAATACAAAATAATCTTATCAACGAAAGCGCTCCAAGTCTCGCGCGGCATGAAAGAGAATATATTGAATATATTTTAGCTGAATGCCAAGGAAATATTACCAATGCAGCAAAAAAATTGGGACTGCATCGGCAAAGTTTGCAAAGGAAGTTAAAAAAATATCCACCTCGAAAATAA
- a CDS encoding tRNA (cytidine(34)-2'-O)-methyltransferase produces MPHNISKTQIKRNAKLQKSQEEKEEYTGKLAYKLGESLTEDDNLVPAKCPELSFEKSGYLEPLCRDELIKYHPEVVLYCPQIPQNTGTIARLCAAFSCTLHLIEPMGFHITEKALRRAGLDYWEHVNVYVHKSFKDFLKTRSNRRLIFIETGGTETPIDFAFQPGDLLVFGAETFGIPNDIMEKEIEKKNGYKLTIPMFNRGVRSLNLANTVSIVVYVALAKLAHSINL; encoded by the coding sequence ATGCCCCATAACATTTCTAAAACCCAGATAAAACGCAATGCAAAATTGCAAAAATCACAAGAAGAAAAGGAAGAGTATACAGGAAAACTTGCTTATAAATTAGGTGAAAGCCTAACAGAAGACGACAATCTTGTCCCAGCAAAATGTCCCGAACTTTCTTTTGAAAAAAGTGGATATTTAGAGCCACTCTGCCGAGATGAACTTATAAAATACCATCCTGAAGTTGTGCTCTACTGCCCACAAATTCCACAAAACACCGGAACAATTGCGCGATTATGTGCTGCCTTTTCTTGCACTCTCCATTTAATAGAACCCATGGGTTTTCACATTACGGAAAAAGCTCTGCGCCGCGCAGGACTGGATTATTGGGAGCATGTAAATGTTTACGTGCATAAAAGCTTTAAAGATTTCTTAAAAACGCGATCGAACCGCCGCTTGATCTTTATCGAAACAGGTGGCACAGAAACTCCGATCGATTTTGCCTTTCAACCAGGCGATCTCCTTGTTTTTGGTGCAGAAACCTTTGGCATTCCAAACGATATTATGGAGAAAGAGATTGAAAAAAAGAATGGTTATAAATTAACCATCCCTATGTTTAATCGAGGTGTCCGCAGTTTAAACCTTGCCAATACTGTGTCAATTGTTGTTTATGTGGCTCTTGCAAAACTTGCACACTCAATAAATTTATAA
- the yihA gene encoding ribosome biogenesis GTP-binding protein YihA/YsxC, translating into MREIKLPTQNFIQYLSEKKTPLHVEFVSSGMINSDLPPSTVPEFALVGRSNVGKSSLLNYLAGQKQLARVSNTPGRTQTINLFSAEKGEFLLVDLPGYGYAESSLSTRAHWQKAMQEYFEKREGLFAVFILVDIRRDIQPEDEALSRWFQQLGLKVIALQTKCDKLHKSKWNAIRIQHAKKLALSPSQVLTVSSDKKIGLPDILRSLAGMLDSLDKETEDLENAP; encoded by the coding sequence ATGCGCGAGATCAAATTGCCAACACAGAATTTTATCCAATATCTCTCTGAAAAGAAAACTCCTCTCCATGTGGAGTTTGTGAGTTCAGGGATGATTAATTCCGATCTTCCACCTTCGACAGTGCCTGAATTTGCCCTTGTCGGACGCAGTAATGTCGGTAAAAGCTCTTTACTGAACTACTTAGCAGGACAAAAGCAGCTTGCCAGGGTGAGCAACACTCCCGGAAGAACGCAAACGATTAACCTTTTTTCAGCGGAAAAAGGTGAGTTTTTACTTGTCGACCTGCCTGGTTATGGTTATGCAGAGTCCTCCTTATCCACTCGTGCCCATTGGCAAAAAGCCATGCAAGAGTATTTCGAAAAACGCGAAGGCCTTTTTGCCGTGTTTATTCTGGTTGATATCAGAAGAGATATACAGCCTGAAGATGAAGCCTTATCTCGCTGGTTCCAACAACTTGGATTAAAGGTAATCGCTCTGCAAACAAAATGCGATAAGCTGCATAAGAGCAAATGGAATGCGATTCGCATTCAACACGCCAAAAAACTAGCGCTTTCCCCAAGTCAGGTCTTAACAGTGAGTTCTGATAAAAAAATTGGTCTACCAGATATTCTACGTTCTTTAGCTGGAATGCTTGACTCCCTCGACAAAGAAACTGAGGATTTAGAAAATGCCCCATAA
- a CDS encoding sensor histidine kinase: MSVRLLQRKISGFILGHGFPDENRTKLTWLIRLRWLAILSQMICLHFALNHGWINRAYISVYLFTIVNLAFLNACAFYLTRKLKNISNGIIFFQLLCDLSAVTFLLILTGGAWNPFLPIIFLHISLGAILLRGRTVLIFCLIVISSVLLLHSPADMPPALSKGPTSSQVLIPSQIMVSLLIFILTYWLTCSLSLQKKFSEKLQAENNRIDKLRALGALSSGFSHEFATPLNTIKLRIERLARKNQLYENDDYKTILKAVSQCENAIRQMSNSSLSNEKTNFEKKNIAQIIKDISRSWNSKTRNASVYINENAEKVECFIPVLAFTKAFVDILDNAEQATISTNKAYEFIPILVTLSIENKYISLSILDEGSGWPEVVQKYAGQPFVTTKTDGVGLGLYNAFTFASAVGGHFLLENNIKQGACARFLIPIYEGGQL; this comes from the coding sequence ATGTCAGTCAGACTCTTGCAAAGAAAAATTTCTGGTTTCATATTGGGACATGGCTTTCCTGATGAAAATAGAACAAAGCTCACATGGCTTATCCGTTTACGTTGGCTAGCAATTTTATCACAAATGATATGCCTGCATTTTGCTTTGAATCATGGATGGATTAACCGCGCCTATATTTCTGTTTATCTCTTTACAATTGTTAATTTAGCATTCCTTAATGCCTGTGCATTTTATTTAACTCGAAAACTGAAAAATATCTCGAATGGAATTATATTTTTCCAGCTACTTTGCGATCTCAGCGCTGTTACTTTTTTACTTATTTTGACAGGCGGAGCTTGGAATCCATTTCTTCCAATAATCTTTTTGCATATTTCGTTAGGAGCAATTCTACTAAGAGGAAGAACGGTTCTGATCTTTTGTCTTATAGTTATTTCAAGTGTGTTACTCTTGCACTCTCCTGCAGATATGCCTCCTGCTCTCAGCAAAGGACCAACTTCAAGTCAAGTTTTAATTCCTTCTCAAATTATGGTCAGTTTACTTATTTTTATCTTAACATATTGGTTAACCTGTTCTCTAAGTTTACAAAAGAAATTCTCTGAAAAATTACAAGCAGAAAATAATCGTATCGATAAATTAAGAGCACTGGGTGCACTTTCTTCTGGTTTTTCTCATGAATTTGCAACACCGCTCAATACAATCAAATTAAGAATAGAAAGGTTGGCACGTAAAAATCAATTGTATGAAAATGATGATTATAAAACTATTCTCAAGGCCGTTTCTCAATGTGAAAATGCGATTCGCCAAATGAGCAATAGCAGCTTGTCAAATGAAAAAACAAATTTTGAAAAGAAAAATATAGCTCAAATTATAAAAGATATTAGCCGAAGTTGGAATTCTAAAACTCGCAATGCAAGTGTTTATATAAATGAAAATGCAGAAAAAGTAGAATGTTTTATTCCTGTTTTAGCTTTTACCAAAGCATTTGTAGATATTCTCGACAATGCTGAGCAAGCAACAATAAGTACAAATAAAGCATACGAATTTATTCCAATTTTAGTTACTTTAAGCATTGAAAATAAATATATCTCACTTTCTATATTAGATGAAGGTTCTGGCTGGCCAGAAGTCGTGCAAAAATATGCTGGCCAACCATTTGTGACAACAAAAACAGATGGTGTTGGGCTTGGGCTTTATAATGCATTTACTTTTGCATCTGCAGTAGGAGGACATTTTTTATTGGAAAATAATATCAAACAAGGAGCCTGCGCTCGGTTTCTCATTCCTATTTATGAGGGAGGCCAATTATAA
- a CDS encoding cytoplasmic protein: protein MNEQCKLSIKNKHIIEKYKNCSCYYCLKTYETIEIREYIDDNLTALCPYCGIDAVVCFKENNTNTQ, encoded by the coding sequence ATGAATGAACAATGCAAATTAAGCATTAAGAACAAGCATATTATTGAAAAATATAAAAATTGTTCCTGTTACTATTGCTTAAAAACGTATGAGACAATTGAAATAAGAGAATATATTGATGACAATCTCACAGCTCTATGCCCTTATTGTGGAATAGATGCCGTTGTTTGCTTTAAAGAAAACAATACAAATACTCAATAA
- a CDS encoding prohibitin family protein, whose amino-acid sequence MNSKHFRKYVLTAVIAFIVVICIFSAAFIIPPGNRGVLVTMGKVSPVFAPEGFGFKPPFITHVIPISIRQQTKPAGADCYSSDLQQISIELKVLYRIPENMVVKIFQEYSGDPFDTLVAPRVSEALKEVAALQSAEQIVTKREEIKNKALASAKQKLANLILIEDIVIEKVSLSKELEAAIEAKMVQEQEAAKAKFVQQKAEIEASTAIIKANGEAQAIRVRGKALQDSPGLVQLQIVEKWNGVSPLVVNSGNGGGGANIVLPIRELNQSKTK is encoded by the coding sequence ATGAATTCAAAGCATTTTAGAAAGTACGTTTTGACTGCTGTCATTGCTTTTATTGTTGTTATTTGTATCTTTTCTGCTGCCTTTATAATTCCTCCTGGCAATAGAGGAGTCCTTGTAACTATGGGAAAAGTTTCGCCAGTGTTTGCCCCAGAAGGATTTGGCTTTAAACCACCTTTCATTACACATGTGATCCCTATTTCTATACGCCAACAAACTAAACCAGCAGGTGCAGACTGTTACTCTTCTGATCTTCAACAAATTAGTATTGAGTTAAAGGTACTTTATAGAATTCCAGAAAATATGGTAGTTAAAATATTTCAGGAATATTCGGGAGATCCTTTTGACACCCTTGTAGCTCCAAGAGTGAGCGAAGCTCTTAAGGAAGTTGCCGCATTGCAAAGTGCAGAACAAATAGTGACAAAACGCGAAGAAATTAAAAATAAAGCTCTCGCATCGGCAAAACAAAAATTAGCAAATTTAATTTTAATTGAAGATATTGTGATTGAAAAAGTTTCACTTTCAAAAGAACTCGAAGCTGCTATTGAAGCAAAAATGGTCCAAGAACAAGAAGCTGCAAAAGCAAAATTTGTTCAACAAAAAGCTGAAATTGAGGCTAGCACAGCTATCATCAAAGCAAATGGTGAGGCTCAGGCAATTCGGGTAAGAGGAAAAGCCTTACAAGACAGCCCTGGTCTTGTGCAATTACAAATCGTAGAAAAATGGAATGGCGTTTCTCCTTTAGTGGTAAATTCTGGAAACGGTGGTGGCGGAGCGAACATAGTATTGCCAATTAGAGAATTAAACCAGTCTAAAACTAAGTAA
- a CDS encoding MFS transporter: MDQIESAPIDQSENSNQSHSLSREEIKTFSISALGGSLEFYDFVVYVFFAQIIGQLFFDTSTKVGSLLISFTVFASGYLARVLGGVLFSHYGDKSGRKNSFALTVFLMAAPTFIIGILPTYAQIGITATFLLIACRIAQGLAIGGEIPCSITFIYEHAHKSRRGFACGVLFCGIILGIFLGSSAGALLNHYLTKEELYAWGWRLPFLVGGVLGLIGVYLRRFLKETPVFKKMKKENIKLPVSLVLAKYKFELLQTAVSILALAVAVTLYLLYLPTYLNVYHGFKADDILFINSAAVFVYALIIILSGILCDKIGPKKVLNFGLILLIVFSYPIFNSFTPNNFNSIYFCYAVVSVATACITAGSIYRLAQSFPTKIRYSGASLSYNLAFGIFGGFTPLIATTLIKETELKTSPAFYMILVSIIALIFNFFHSKKEVE, translated from the coding sequence ATGGATCAAATAGAATCGGCTCCCATCGATCAAAGTGAAAACAGCAATCAGTCCCACTCGCTCAGTCGTGAAGAAATTAAAACTTTCTCTATATCAGCGCTGGGTGGATCTTTAGAATTTTATGATTTCGTTGTCTATGTCTTTTTTGCTCAAATAATTGGTCAATTGTTTTTTGATACAAGCACAAAAGTCGGTTCATTATTAATATCTTTTACAGTTTTTGCCAGTGGCTATTTAGCAAGAGTTTTAGGTGGGGTTTTATTCAGTCACTATGGTGACAAAAGTGGGCGGAAAAACTCGTTTGCATTGACCGTTTTTTTAATGGCAGCTCCTACTTTTATCATCGGCATACTTCCGACCTATGCACAAATTGGAATCACGGCAACCTTTTTATTGATAGCGTGTAGAATTGCTCAAGGACTTGCTATTGGCGGAGAAATTCCGTGTTCTATTACTTTTATTTATGAACATGCCCATAAATCGCGGAGAGGATTTGCTTGTGGAGTGCTTTTCTGTGGAATTATTTTAGGGATTTTTCTTGGTTCTTCTGCAGGAGCATTGCTCAATCACTATTTAACAAAAGAGGAACTTTATGCTTGGGGTTGGCGTTTGCCATTTTTAGTAGGCGGAGTATTGGGCTTAATCGGTGTCTATTTACGGAGATTCTTAAAAGAAACTCCTGTATTTAAAAAAATGAAAAAGGAAAATATAAAATTACCAGTTTCCCTCGTTCTTGCAAAATATAAATTTGAACTTTTGCAAACAGCGGTGAGTATTTTGGCTTTAGCAGTCGCTGTGACCCTTTATTTACTATACTTGCCTACTTATTTAAATGTTTATCATGGCTTCAAAGCGGATGATATTTTATTTATCAACTCTGCAGCCGTTTTCGTTTATGCCCTTATTATTATTTTAAGTGGAATTTTATGTGATAAAATCGGGCCTAAAAAAGTGCTGAATTTTGGTTTGATCCTTTTAATCGTTTTTTCTTACCCAATTTTTAATTCTTTTACTCCGAATAATTTTAATTCTATTTATTTTTGCTATGCTGTTGTTTCAGTGGCAACGGCCTGTATTACCGCGGGAAGTATTTATCGTTTAGCCCAATCTTTTCCCACTAAAATCCGCTATTCCGGTGCTTCATTGAGCTATAATCTAGCCTTCGGAATATTTGGAGGATTCACTCCATTGATTGCTACGACTTTGATTAAAGAAACTGAGTTAAAAACCTCTCCTGCATTTTATATGATTTTAGTTTCAATAATTGCTTTAATTTTTAATTTCTTTCATTCTAAAAAGGAAGTCGAGTGA
- a CDS encoding DUF3857 domain-containing protein — protein MNINIFYQRQIIKAMIVLFFILFARTAIARWQKIEEVTHNIDYYDREINVDEKGLFTDKMKVKITLTKDSASDNFLTQPISYDPSIENIKILEAYTIYDGKKYKVPQKDIEDKSIASNSLGFRNENQILIKFHNVKKGAELYLSIFKKTKETFVPKLFAKEFLFNFSGYLLSANIKINSKIPLYSAISDKNEALEFKEIKNNSTQTINIKLKKPYLKVIVDEDFAFLNISEVPLIAISSYNSWKKISDNKLKKYEDILSQKIPDIFENILSEAAKKENINDKINVVTSGIAEKIKYFGDWRSLESGFDPRDLAEIAKTGLGDCKDYSIITTAILRKLGITSNVAYVYSAIDFQEYPVNLPNLYSFNHMIVQVEYDGKIKWIDPTQGLSFAQGVFPNIADRDALVVKANSVGLEHIPALTADDLNIVKKEVHDFSEKGMVFRKGSVELKNFAAEKLTGLELQHSKETIDNYLANLFSPNNSTIMSYNFEDYDFKSRVVHDETINYIIKMKSNELRTDLGNAYMLNAMDNHVNNYLFKTDDRKSDLYINYLIKYKDIKLLKNVYRSNRDFKGCEVKSKWADFSRKIVDKEDGVEIIDFVEKKQRHILNHELLSKEFNDFQEEIDSCINRFAIINSSKIYKGS, from the coding sequence GTGAATATTAATATTTTTTATCAACGTCAGATTATTAAAGCAATGATTGTTTTGTTTTTCATCCTTTTTGCTAGAACAGCTATAGCGCGGTGGCAGAAAATCGAAGAAGTAACACATAATATCGATTATTATGATCGAGAAATAAATGTGGATGAAAAAGGACTCTTTACGGACAAAATGAAAGTTAAAATAACATTAACCAAAGATTCTGCCTCAGATAATTTCTTAACACAACCTATTAGTTACGATCCATCGATTGAAAATATTAAAATCTTGGAAGCATATACAATTTATGATGGTAAAAAATATAAAGTTCCACAAAAAGATATAGAAGACAAAAGTATAGCAAGTAATTCTTTGGGATTTCGCAATGAGAATCAAATTTTGATTAAATTCCATAATGTAAAAAAAGGAGCAGAACTTTATTTAAGCATATTTAAAAAGACAAAAGAAACATTTGTGCCAAAACTATTTGCAAAAGAGTTTTTATTTAATTTTTCTGGCTATTTACTGAGTGCAAATATTAAAATCAATTCTAAAATTCCTCTTTATTCAGCAATAAGTGATAAAAATGAAGCACTTGAATTTAAGGAAATTAAAAATAACTCGACTCAAACTATTAATATAAAATTAAAAAAACCATATTTAAAGGTAATTGTTGATGAGGATTTTGCTTTTTTAAATATTTCGGAAGTTCCATTGATCGCGATTTCAAGCTACAATTCCTGGAAAAAAATATCTGATAATAAGTTAAAAAAATATGAAGATATTCTTTCACAAAAAATTCCAGATATTTTTGAAAATATACTTTCTGAAGCTGCTAAAAAGGAAAATATCAATGATAAGATCAATGTTGTTACATCTGGGATAGCAGAAAAAATAAAATATTTTGGCGATTGGCGATCGTTAGAAAGTGGGTTCGATCCAAGAGATCTTGCTGAAATTGCCAAAACAGGTTTAGGGGATTGTAAAGATTATTCAATAATAACCACAGCGATTTTGAGAAAATTAGGAATAACTTCAAATGTTGCTTATGTTTATAGCGCAATTGATTTTCAAGAGTATCCAGTGAATTTGCCCAATCTTTATTCATTTAATCACATGATCGTTCAAGTTGAATACGACGGAAAAATAAAGTGGATCGATCCGACCCAAGGTTTGAGTTTTGCGCAAGGGGTATTTCCAAATATTGCAGATAGAGATGCTCTTGTGGTGAAAGCAAATTCAGTCGGACTTGAACATATCCCTGCACTGACTGCAGACGATCTTAATATAGTTAAAAAGGAAGTTCACGATTTTTCAGAAAAAGGAATGGTTTTTAGAAAAGGTTCCGTTGAATTGAAAAACTTTGCCGCTGAGAAACTTACTGGACTTGAGTTACAGCACTCAAAGGAAACTATTGATAACTATTTAGCAAATTTATTTTCTCCAAATAATAGTACAATTATGAGTTATAATTTTGAAGATTATGATTTTAAATCAAGGGTTGTGCATGATGAAACCATCAATTATATAATCAAAATGAAATCGAATGAATTAAGGACAGATTTAGGCAATGCATATATGCTAAATGCAATGGACAATCATGTGAATAACTATTTATTCAAAACGGATGACAGAAAATCTGATTTATATATTAATTATCTTATTAAATATAAAGATATAAAACTGTTAAAAAATGTTTATCGATCGAATAGAGATTTTAAAGGTTGTGAAGTTAAATCTAAATGGGCTGATTTTTCTAGAAAAATAGTAGACAAGGAAGATGGCGTTGAAATTATCGACTTTGTTGAAAAGAAACAGCGGCACATATTAAATCATGAGCTTTTGAGTAAGGAATTTAATGATTTTCAAGAAGAAATAGACTCTTGTATCAATAGGTTTGCAATTATAAATTCAAGTAAAATTTATAAAGGCTCATGA
- a CDS encoding PLP-dependent cysteine synthase family protein: protein MSQEWLNIAIKKINADFNRSADTHLFKANIPSLEGIDIYFKDEAAHPTGSLKHRLARSLFLYALCNGWINEKSTIIEASSGSTAVSEAYFARMIGLKFIAVMPKNTSKEKILKIEFYGGKCHLVDNATQVPAEAEKLSKNKNCHFMDQFTYAERATDWRGNNNIAESIFQQMEQELFPIPTWIVIGAGTGGTSATIGRYIRYQGYNTKVCVVDPENSIFYDYFNGKISEDAQINQSSCIEGIGRPRVEKSFIKNIVDHMIQVPDSASIAAMHFLANEMAYARGPSTGTNLYGVYEIAKKMKKKGERGSIVTLFCDSSSRYLKTYYDSEWIKKNGFQLEPYSTELKKFFS from the coding sequence ATGAGTCAAGAATGGCTAAATATTGCAATAAAAAAAATCAACGCTGATTTTAATCGCTCTGCTGACACACATCTTTTTAAAGCAAATATTCCTTCCCTAGAAGGAATTGATATTTATTTTAAAGATGAAGCTGCACATCCGACAGGCAGCCTCAAGCACAGACTGGCTCGTTCATTGTTTCTTTATGCTCTTTGCAATGGCTGGATCAATGAAAAAAGTACGATTATAGAAGCTTCATCAGGCTCAACAGCTGTTTCAGAAGCCTATTTTGCCCGCATGATCGGCCTCAAGTTTATAGCAGTTATGCCTAAGAATACTTCAAAAGAAAAAATTTTAAAAATTGAATTTTATGGAGGCAAATGCCACCTGGTAGACAATGCAACTCAAGTTCCTGCGGAAGCAGAAAAGCTTTCTAAAAATAAAAATTGTCACTTTATGGATCAGTTTACTTATGCAGAACGTGCAACAGATTGGCGTGGAAATAACAATATCGCAGAATCTATTTTTCAGCAGATGGAACAAGAACTTTTTCCAATTCCCACTTGGATTGTGATTGGTGCTGGTACAGGTGGCACAAGTGCTACAATTGGCCGCTACATTCGTTACCAAGGATACAATACAAAAGTTTGTGTGGTCGATCCTGAAAATTCTATTTTTTATGATTATTTTAATGGCAAAATTTCTGAAGATGCGCAAATTAATCAGAGTTCATGTATCGAAGGGATAGGCAGACCCCGCGTCGAAAAATCATTTATAAAAAATATAGTAGATCACATGATCCAGGTTCCTGACTCGGCCTCTATTGCTGCTATGCATTTTTTAGCCAATGAAATGGCTTATGCGCGTGGCCCTTCAACTGGCACTAATTTATATGGTGTTTATGAAATTGCTAAAAAAATGAAGAAAAAAGGAGAAAGAGGTTCCATTGTAACCTTGTTTTGTGACTCGAGCTCTCGTTATTTAAAAACCTATTACGATAGCGAGTGGATTAAAAAGAATGGCTTTCAATTGGAACCTTATTCTACAGAGTTAAAAAAGTTTTTTTCTTAA
- a CDS encoding class I SAM-dependent methyltransferase, giving the protein MKANKASSTALFISRSIAYSSKNPNLKYFVPDKVKEINERFLKTAFGWKSIVFKNSGKYFLSRLLMQTFEKTVAPGLNLYFLLRKKKIEEIILTNNLFSNTEQIVILGAGADSLGLRISEEMRSMKVFEIDHPETQKIKQKMLHNYQKEIGKNLFLIPVDLAHKKLHAVLEELENFSFDKKTIFLAEGLFMYLPLEVVKENLKIMNYFPKNKASFIFTYLIPAKNGKPFFSSQTFLANIFLKLNKEPLIWALNPEEIDGLLRSLKFSPGDHSNGEDLKKYYITDPKQQKLQIPSGEYITWAIN; this is encoded by the coding sequence ATGAAAGCTAACAAAGCTAGTTCCACTGCTCTTTTTATTTCAAGAAGTATTGCTTATTCAAGTAAAAATCCTAATCTTAAATATTTCGTACCTGATAAAGTTAAGGAAATTAATGAAAGATTTTTAAAAACTGCTTTTGGCTGGAAATCCATTGTCTTTAAAAATTCTGGAAAATATTTTCTTTCCCGACTGCTTATGCAAACATTTGAGAAAACAGTTGCACCAGGTTTGAATCTCTATTTTTTGTTGCGCAAGAAAAAGATAGAGGAGATTATTTTAACTAATAATCTCTTTTCAAACACTGAGCAGATTGTGATCCTTGGAGCGGGGGCTGACTCATTAGGTCTAAGAATAAGTGAAGAAATGAGATCGATGAAGGTATTCGAAATAGACCATCCTGAGACACAGAAAATCAAACAGAAAATGCTCCATAACTATCAAAAAGAAATCGGAAAAAATTTATTTTTAATTCCTGTGGATCTTGCGCATAAAAAACTACACGCGGTATTAGAAGAATTAGAAAATTTTTCATTTGATAAAAAAACAATTTTTCTTGCCGAAGGTTTATTTATGTATTTACCCCTTGAAGTGGTAAAGGAAAATTTAAAAATTATGAATTATTTTCCTAAAAATAAAGCTAGTTTTATTTTTACTTATTTAATCCCTGCTAAAAATGGAAAACCCTTTTTTAGCAGTCAAACATTCTTAGCAAATATTTTTCTTAAATTAAATAAAGAACCTCTTATATGGGCTTTAAATCCAGAAGAAATAGACGGTCTCTTACGGAGTTTAAAATTTTCGCCGGGAGACCACTCAAATGGTGAAGATTTAAAAAAATATTATATTACAGACCCAAAACAGCAAAAGCTGCAAATTCCGAGCGGCGAATATATAACTTGGGCAATCAATTAA